From Halobacterium sp. R2-5, the proteins below share one genomic window:
- a CDS encoding ATP-NAD kinase family protein — MRTVGVVVNPIAGMGGRVGLKGTDGKVEEARERGAEPRAPERARDALEALRERAPDIEILAYGGEMGAEEGRAAGFDPEVVGEPEGEETTAADTRAAVRAFAERGVDLILFVGGDGTATDVASALDELDADIPVLGVPAGVKVYSSVFAVRPEAAGRVAAAFEDTETREVNDIDEDAYRGGEVRTRLRGVVEVPVAEDLQSAKQVHAGSTDALAEAVADAVEPGVTYVLGPGGTLGDVADALGVDGSPLGVDVYRDGELVVRDGSEDEILAALGDENVILVSPIGGQGFVFGRGNHQISPAVIERSEVRVVASPRKLDETGVLRVDTGDEGVDESLRGWTKVRTGRFEERMMKVV; from the coding sequence ATGCGAACTGTCGGCGTCGTCGTGAACCCCATCGCGGGGATGGGCGGTCGCGTCGGCCTGAAGGGGACCGACGGGAAGGTCGAAGAAGCCCGCGAACGCGGTGCGGAGCCGCGGGCGCCGGAACGTGCGCGGGACGCCCTCGAAGCGCTCCGGGAGCGCGCGCCCGACATCGAAATCCTCGCGTACGGCGGCGAGATGGGCGCCGAGGAAGGAAGGGCTGCGGGATTCGACCCGGAAGTCGTCGGCGAACCCGAGGGCGAGGAGACGACTGCGGCGGACACGCGAGCGGCGGTGCGCGCGTTCGCCGAGCGCGGCGTCGACCTGATTCTGTTCGTCGGCGGCGACGGCACCGCGACGGACGTCGCCAGCGCGCTCGACGAGCTCGACGCGGACATCCCCGTGCTGGGCGTGCCCGCGGGCGTGAAAGTGTACTCGTCGGTGTTCGCGGTGCGCCCGGAGGCCGCGGGCCGAGTCGCGGCGGCGTTCGAGGACACCGAGACGCGGGAGGTCAACGACATCGACGAGGACGCGTACCGCGGCGGCGAGGTACGCACGCGCCTGCGGGGAGTCGTCGAGGTACCGGTCGCAGAAGACCTCCAGTCCGCCAAGCAGGTCCACGCGGGCAGCACGGACGCGCTCGCGGAGGCCGTCGCCGACGCGGTCGAGCCCGGCGTGACGTACGTGCTCGGTCCGGGCGGCACGCTCGGCGACGTCGCGGACGCGCTGGGCGTCGACGGGTCGCCGCTCGGCGTGGACGTCTACCGGGACGGCGAACTCGTCGTGCGGGACGGCAGCGAGGACGAGATTCTGGCTGCGCTCGGCGACGAGAACGTGATTCTCGTGTCGCCCATCGGCGGACAGGGGTTCGTGTTCGGGCGCGGCAACCACCAGATTTCCCCGGCTGTCATCGAGCGGAGCGAAGTACGCGTCGTGGCGTCGCCCCGGAAACTCGACGAGACGGGCGTGCTTCGGGTGGACACGGGCGACGAGGGCGTCGACGAGTCGCTGCGCGGCTGGACGAAAGTCAGGACCGGGCGGTTCGAAGAACGGATGATGAAAGTCGTGTAG
- a CDS encoding molybdopterin-binding protein, which produces MQVAVVTVGDELLVGDTENTNATWLGARLTERGATVERVVVVPDERGDIATEVATLADRYDAVVVTGGVGPTHDDVTLDGVAAAFDREVVQHDDAVAYFESHDGYQFADLTDGTASLPAGARLLENDEGVAPGAVVENVYVLPGVPDEMKSMFESVAEEFDGTASHVEFVHVDAPESSLIDPLDEIQAEFGVTVGSYPGDGVRVKIQHEDPETAREAADWFRERV; this is translated from the coding sequence CGTGGCTGGGCGCGCGGCTCACCGAGCGCGGCGCGACCGTCGAGCGCGTCGTCGTCGTTCCCGACGAGCGCGGCGACATCGCGACCGAAGTGGCGACGCTCGCCGACCGCTACGACGCGGTCGTCGTCACGGGCGGCGTCGGTCCGACCCACGACGACGTGACGCTGGACGGGGTGGCGGCGGCGTTCGACCGCGAGGTCGTCCAGCACGACGACGCGGTGGCGTACTTCGAGTCCCACGACGGCTACCAGTTCGCCGACCTCACGGACGGCACGGCGTCGCTCCCGGCGGGCGCGCGGCTGCTGGAGAACGACGAGGGCGTCGCGCCGGGCGCAGTCGTCGAGAACGTCTACGTGCTCCCGGGCGTCCCGGACGAGATGAAGTCGATGTTCGAGTCCGTCGCCGAGGAGTTCGACGGGACGGCCAGCCACGTAGAGTTCGTCCACGTCGACGCCCCGGAGAGCTCGCTGATCGACCCGCTGGACGAGATCCAGGCGGAGTTCGGCGTCACCGTCGGCAGCTACCCGGGCGACGGTGTGCGCGTGAAGATACAGCACGAGGACCCGGAGACGGCCCGCGAGGCCGCCGACTGGTTCCGGGAACGCGTCTGA
- a CDS encoding phosphate uptake regulator PhoU: METRKVQRLGPSTLAMTLPAEWARKQDVEKGDEVTVRESGKGSLTVTPESAHGEETEATIHTENFDADAVERAIVGQYVLGRRVIHVESEDALDSEHINAVYKAETQLMGLGVVEETPERITIRCSVDPEDFDLDNLLERLESTGSTMREEAVKALAHGSPDMAQRALNRERQANKIFVLLLRLIFTAYQNPNLARAVGLDDGFPLIGYRSVAKNLELTADNAEDIAEIVLDAEGNSLDVDQSTMRRIREFTDQVDEITAAAVEAVVTRNYDATVEVRDLFAELGDREGDILADLPEMGNDDLLEVREVLVSLQQTAQYAMRNAEIAANLALNEQSAHTTIN; the protein is encoded by the coding sequence ATGGAAACCCGGAAAGTCCAGCGGCTCGGTCCCTCGACGCTCGCGATGACGCTGCCCGCGGAGTGGGCGCGCAAGCAGGACGTCGAGAAGGGCGACGAGGTCACCGTCCGCGAGAGCGGGAAGGGCTCGCTGACGGTCACCCCAGAGTCCGCGCACGGCGAGGAGACGGAAGCCACGATTCACACCGAGAACTTCGACGCCGACGCCGTCGAGCGCGCCATCGTCGGCCAGTACGTCCTCGGCCGCCGCGTCATCCACGTCGAGAGCGAGGACGCCCTCGACTCCGAGCACATCAACGCCGTCTACAAGGCCGAGACGCAGCTCATGGGCCTCGGCGTCGTCGAGGAGACCCCCGAACGCATCACCATCCGCTGCTCGGTCGACCCCGAGGACTTCGACCTCGACAACCTCCTCGAACGGCTGGAGAGCACGGGCTCGACGATGCGCGAGGAGGCCGTGAAGGCGCTCGCGCACGGCAGCCCAGACATGGCTCAGCGCGCGCTCAACCGCGAACGCCAGGCGAACAAGATCTTCGTGTTGCTGCTCCGGCTCATCTTCACCGCCTACCAGAACCCGAACCTCGCGCGCGCCGTCGGCCTCGACGACGGCTTCCCGCTCATCGGCTACCGCTCCGTCGCGAAGAACCTGGAGCTCACCGCGGACAACGCCGAGGACATCGCGGAGATCGTCCTCGACGCGGAGGGCAACAGCCTCGACGTCGACCAGTCGACGATGCGGCGCATCCGGGAGTTCACCGACCAGGTCGACGAGATTACGGCCGCGGCCGTCGAGGCGGTCGTCACCCGAAACTACGACGCCACCGTCGAGGTCCGGGACCTGTTCGCGGAGCTCGGCGACCGCGAGGGCGACATCCTCGCGGACCTCCCGGAGATGGGAAACGACGACCTCCTGGAAGTCCGGGAGGTGCTCGTGAGCCTCCAGCAGACCGCCCAGTACGCGATGCGGAACGCCGAAATCGCCGCGAACCTCGCGCTCAACGAGCAGTCCGCGCACACGACCATCAACTGA
- a CDS encoding LEA type 2 family protein yields MDVRALLFGSTLRIAVTVVAGFALAVGGAFFAGALGVPSVEQVDNRFGAVDDTRTEIETDVVVHNPNPVGVRLGDTSVNYTVSMNDVEMAQGSKDGVGIGAGNSTVNLTTDLRNERIPPWWVSHVRNGERTDLSVTATAHSGLVGRSATFQAADRTIETDLIGQFNSSEDRPVNADMALVDDPVAIIRQTNASWGTVTEEETPIELEFGVYNPKASPLVVSNIGYNITMNGVPVGDGETAETESIPGKTYRVVETPTAIDNQNLDEWWVTHVENDQTTELRIDFYAEIEPPGSSETIRVPLEDLTYTRTIETDMFGTKGETNAGAGGDTDGSETTTESGTTREESTTNGTTSDETTTEDSTTTEESSTTESGTTDDSTTTDDGLLPRVARA; encoded by the coding sequence ATGGACGTGCGCGCGCTGTTGTTCGGGAGCACACTCCGAATCGCCGTGACCGTCGTCGCCGGCTTCGCGCTGGCGGTCGGCGGCGCGTTCTTCGCGGGCGCGCTCGGCGTGCCGAGCGTCGAACAGGTCGACAACCGCTTCGGGGCGGTCGACGACACGCGGACCGAGATCGAGACCGACGTCGTCGTGCACAACCCGAACCCGGTCGGCGTCCGGCTCGGGGACACGAGCGTGAACTACACGGTGTCGATGAACGACGTGGAGATGGCCCAGGGGAGCAAGGACGGCGTCGGCATCGGCGCCGGGAACTCCACGGTGAACCTGACGACGGACCTCCGGAACGAGCGCATCCCGCCGTGGTGGGTGAGCCACGTGCGCAACGGCGAGCGCACGGACCTCTCGGTGACAGCGACCGCGCACTCCGGGCTCGTCGGGCGGTCGGCGACGTTCCAGGCCGCCGACCGCACCATCGAGACGGACCTCATCGGGCAGTTCAACTCCAGCGAGGACCGTCCCGTGAACGCGGACATGGCGCTCGTCGACGACCCCGTGGCCATCATCCGGCAGACGAACGCCTCGTGGGGCACGGTCACCGAGGAGGAGACGCCCATCGAGTTGGAGTTCGGCGTCTACAACCCCAAGGCCTCGCCGCTGGTCGTCTCGAACATCGGCTACAACATCACGATGAACGGCGTGCCAGTCGGCGACGGCGAGACCGCGGAGACCGAGTCCATCCCGGGGAAGACCTACCGCGTCGTGGAGACGCCGACGGCCATCGACAACCAGAACCTCGACGAGTGGTGGGTGACCCACGTCGAGAACGACCAGACGACGGAGCTCCGCATCGACTTCTACGCGGAGATCGAGCCGCCGGGCTCCTCGGAGACGATTCGCGTGCCGCTTGAGGACCTGACGTACACGCGCACCATCGAGACCGACATGTTCGGGACGAAAGGCGAGACGAACGCCGGTGCGGGCGGCGACACCGACGGGAGCGAGACGACCACCGAGAGCGGGACGACGAGGGAGGAAAGCACGACGAACGGCACGACGAGCGACGAGACGACAACCGAGGACAGCACCACGACCGAGGAGAGTTCGACTACCGAGAGCGGAACGACGGACGACAGTACGACGACCGACGACGGCCTGCTCCCGCGCGTCGCCCGCGCCTGA
- a CDS encoding DUF5786 family protein, producing the protein MGFGSYDESEQKDQSVDTDDDRGVNVHENDHDGDVSFDTDADSDELINQLQSMKDDD; encoded by the coding sequence ATGGGTTTTGGTAGCTACGACGAGTCCGAGCAGAAAGACCAGAGCGTGGACACGGACGACGACCGCGGGGTCAACGTCCACGAGAACGACCACGACGGGGACGTGAGCTTCGACACCGACGCCGACAGCGACGAACTCATCAACCAGCTCCAGTCGATGAAAGACGACGACTAA